The following coding sequences lie in one Arachis stenosperma cultivar V10309 chromosome 5, arast.V10309.gnm1.PFL2, whole genome shotgun sequence genomic window:
- the LOC130979531 gene encoding zinc finger protein ZAT11-like — protein sequence MTVIKRERETNNEKESIDYLANTLMLLSSAIELKSSEKFECKTCGRKFASFQALGGHRTSHKRQKHNGDHGDEQQLNSEPKKPKKMHECSICGMGFSLGQQLGGHMRKHRENNNNKGFSSNPINHAVVKVPVLKRSNSKRVMCMDLNLTPLENDLKLLFGNKAPRVDLSFL from the coding sequence ATGACAGTTAtcaagagagaaagagaaacaAACAATGAAAAAGAGAGCATAGATTATTTGGCAAATACCCTAATGTTGCTCTCAAGTGCCATAGAATTGAAGAGTAGTGAGAAATTCGAGTGCAAGACATGTGGCCGCAAGTTCGCATCTTTTCAAGCACTTGGTGGGCACAGAACCAGTCATAAGAGACAAAAGCATAATGGTGATCATGGTGATGAACAACAACTCAACTCAGAGCCCAAGAAACCCAAGAAGATGCACGAGTGTTCAATTTGTGGAATGGGATTCTCTTTGGGGCAGCAATTAGGTGGCCACATGAGAAAGCACAgagagaataataataataaagggtTTTCTTCTAATCCTATAAACCATGCTGTTGTCAAAGTTCCGGTTTTGAAGAGATCGAATAGCAAGAGGGTTATGTGTATGGACTTGAACTTGACGCCATTGGAGAATGATCTCAAGTTGTTGTTTGGAAACAAGGCACCACGAGTTGATCTTTCTTTCTTGTGA